The following proteins are co-located in the Siansivirga zeaxanthinifaciens CC-SAMT-1 genome:
- the ahcY gene encoding adenosylhomocysteinase — protein sequence MSTKTIPYVANKVKDISLAAWGRKEIELAEAEMPGLMSLREEYGNSQPLKGARIAGCLHMTIQTAVLIETLQALGAEVTWSSCNIFSTQDQAAAAIAAAGTSVYAWKDMTEEEFDWCIEQTLFFGEDRKPLNMILDDGGDLTNMVLDRYPELVSGIKGLSEETTTGVHRLYERVKNGTLPMPAINVNDSVTKSKFDNKYGCKESAVDAIRRATDVMLAGKRVVVCGYGDVGKGTAASFKGAGSIVTVTEIDPICALQAAMDGFEVKKLETVAPNADIIITTTGNKDIVRSEHFEAVKDKTIICNIGHFDNEIDMAWLNKNYGHTKNTIKPQVDKYTINGKDIIILAEGRLVNLGCATGHPSFVMSNSFTNQTLAQIELWTNSEAYENNVYMLPKHLDEKVAKLHLEKIGVELTELKPDQAEYIGVTVEGPYKPEYYRY from the coding sequence ATGAGCACAAAAACAATTCCTTATGTAGCTAATAAAGTGAAAGATATATCACTTGCAGCTTGGGGACGCAAAGAAATTGAATTAGCCGAAGCAGAAATGCCAGGTTTAATGAGTTTACGTGAAGAATACGGTAATTCGCAACCATTAAAAGGAGCCAGAATTGCAGGATGCCTTCACATGACCATTCAAACAGCTGTTTTAATTGAAACCTTACAAGCTTTAGGTGCCGAAGTTACTTGGAGTTCTTGTAACATTTTTTCAACGCAAGATCAAGCTGCTGCCGCTATTGCTGCTGCAGGAACATCGGTTTATGCTTGGAAAGATATGACCGAAGAAGAATTTGATTGGTGTATAGAACAAACCCTTTTCTTTGGCGAAGACAGAAAACCACTTAACATGATTCTTGACGATGGTGGCGATTTAACCAATATGGTACTAGACCGTTACCCAGAATTAGTTTCAGGCATTAAAGGATTAAGCGAAGAAACCACAACAGGTGTACACAGACTTTACGAACGTGTAAAAAATGGCACCTTACCAATGCCAGCAATTAACGTAAACGACAGTGTTACAAAATCTAAATTCGACAACAAATACGGTTGTAAAGAAAGTGCTGTAGATGCTATACGTCGTGCAACCGATGTTATGTTAGCAGGAAAACGCGTTGTTGTTTGTGGTTACGGCGATGTTGGTAAAGGTACAGCCGCCTCTTTTAAAGGCGCAGGCAGTATTGTTACTGTAACAGAAATCGATCCTATTTGTGCATTACAAGCCGCTATGGATGGTTTTGAAGTTAAAAAACTAGAAACCGTTGCTCCTAACGCCGATATTATTATCACCACTACAGGAAATAAAGATATTGTACGCAGCGAGCATTTTGAAGCCGTAAAAGACAAAACCATTATTTGTAACATTGGGCATTTCGATAACGAAATAGATATGGCTTGGTTAAATAAAAACTACGGTCACACCAAAAACACCATTAAACCACAAGTAGATAAATATACCATTAACGGTAAAGACATTATTATACTTGCCGAAGGCCGCTTAGTTAACCTAGGCTGCGCAACAGGTCACCCAAGTTTTGTAATGAGTAACTCATTTACAAACCAAACATTGGCACAAATAGAACTTTGGACAAACAGCGAAGCATACGAAAACAACGTTTACATGTTACCAAAACACCTAGACGAAAAAGTGGCTAAGCTTCACCTAGAAAAAATTGGTGTCGAATTAACCGAGTTAAAACCAGACCAAGCAGAATACATTGGTGTTACTGTAGAAGGCCCTTACAAACCAGAATACTACAGATATTAA
- the rpmA gene encoding 50S ribosomal protein L27 encodes MAHKKGVGSSKNGRESESKRLGVKIFGGQAAIAGNIIVRQRGNTHHPGENVYSSKDHTLHAYVDGVVKFTKKKDNKSYVSVIPFEG; translated from the coding sequence ATGGCTCATAAAAAAGGAGTAGGTAGTTCTAAGAATGGTAGAGAATCAGAATCGAAACGTTTAGGCGTTAAGATTTTTGGTGGTCAAGCTGCTATTGCTGGAAACATTATCGTAAGACAAAGAGGAAATACACATCACCCAGGTGAGAATGTATACTCTTCTAAAGATCATACATTACACGCATATGTTGATGGCGTTGTAAAATTTACTAAGAAAAAAGATAATAAATCTTATGTTTCTGTAATTCCTTTTGAAGGATAA
- the rplU gene encoding 50S ribosomal protein L21, protein MYAIVEIAGQQFKVVKDQKVFVHRLQTEEGKQVSFDNVLLIGEGDNVTVGAPAIDGAQVGAKVLKHLKGDKVIVFKKKRRKGYRVKNGHRQSLTEIVIESIAASGAKKAAPAKAEKAAPKAEAKKATAKADDLKKVEGIGPKIAETLADAGITTFAELAKTDAAKISEIIAGVRGNHVTDTWPAQAQLAADGKWDELKKWQDELNGGKA, encoded by the coding sequence ATGTACGCAATTGTAGAGATAGCAGGGCAACAATTTAAAGTTGTTAAAGACCAAAAGGTTTTTGTACACCGTTTACAAACTGAAGAAGGGAAACAAGTTTCTTTTGATAATGTTCTTCTTATTGGTGAAGGTGACAATGTAACTGTAGGCGCCCCAGCTATAGACGGAGCTCAAGTAGGAGCAAAAGTCTTAAAGCACCTTAAAGGTGATAAAGTTATAGTTTTCAAAAAGAAAAGACGTAAAGGATACCGTGTAAAAAATGGTCACCGTCAATCTTTAACTGAAATCGTAATTGAAAGTATTGCTGCTTCTGGAGCTAAGAAAGCTGCCCCAGCAAAAGCAGAAAAAGCTGCTCCTAAAGCTGAAGCTAAAAAAGCAACAGCAAAAGCAGATGATTTAAAGAAAGTTGAAGGTATTGGACCAAAAATTGCTGAAACTTTAGCAGATGCTGGTATTACTACTTTCGCAGAATTAGCTAAAACTGATGCTGCTAAAATTTCTGAAATCATTGCAGGTGTTCGTGGTAACCACGTAACAGATACTTGGCCAGCACAAGCGCAATTAGCTGCTGATGGTAAGTGGGATGAGCTTAAAAAATGGCAAGATGAATTAAATGGTGGTAAAGCTTAA
- a CDS encoding DUF4199 domain-containing protein has product MKSLSLPIRFGLVTSAVLIAYFLVLSLFNNHIHPAFSFFNAVITTLGIFEVIRYKKIQNYNDFSYGEGFKTGIITGFIASFLFTLFFLFYATEININFLPDMLHEIKSGFNVDIGMVSFVVFIMGLATTVIATFTVMQFFKK; this is encoded by the coding sequence ATGAAAAGTTTATCCCTTCCTATTAGATTCGGATTAGTAACCAGTGCGGTCCTAATTGCTTATTTTTTAGTTTTATCATTGTTTAATAACCATATTCATCCAGCATTTAGCTTTTTTAACGCTGTTATTACAACATTAGGAATCTTCGAGGTGATACGTTATAAAAAAATACAGAATTACAATGATTTTTCTTATGGAGAAGGTTTTAAAACAGGCATAATAACGGGTTTTATAGCGTCGTTTTTGTTTACTTTGTTCTTTTTATTCTACGCTACCGAGATTAACATTAATTTTCTACCAGATATGCTTCATGAAATCAAGAGTGGGTTCAATGTAGATATTGGTATGGTAAGCTTCGTTGTATTCATTATGGGGCTTGCAACAACTGTAATTGCGACCTTCACCGTTATGCAGTTTTTCAAGAAATAA
- a CDS encoding heavy-metal-associated domain-containing protein gives MHIIKKIFAVTVTSIMVLSCKNESNPEVKTIEVATTSVAKATLDPNATYAKVEFTIEGMTCAMGCAKTIENKIAKMTGVKSSVVDFDKQLAMVEYDVAKVTPETLEQTVVSVSNQYKVKDIKTITSLE, from the coding sequence ATGCATATCATAAAAAAAATCTTCGCCGTTACAGTAACATCCATAATGGTATTAAGCTGTAAAAATGAATCTAATCCAGAAGTAAAAACTATTGAAGTTGCAACTACTAGTGTGGCCAAAGCAACTTTAGACCCGAATGCTACTTACGCAAAAGTAGAATTTACCATTGAAGGCATGACCTGTGCTATGGGCTGTGCTAAAACAATAGAAAATAAAATTGCTAAAATGACAGGTGTAAAATCTTCTGTTGTCGATTTTGATAAACAACTTGCTATGGTAGAATACGACGTAGCTAAGGTAACCCCTGAAACTTTAGAACAAACCGTTGTGAGTGTTTCAAACCAATACAAGGTTAAAGACATAAAAACTATTACATCGTTAGAGTAG
- the gldD gene encoding gliding motility lipoprotein GldD → MKPNFYLLILVLISAFSCSEDYVPKPKAYLRLDYPRAQYTNLNTDLPFTFEKNLQATKINIRQLKAPTESYGINLEYPTLKGVVFITYKAIEGREENLTDYLRDAQKFTLEHAVKADEIPVYPFEDSKRKVYGVLSEVKGNVASPVQFYVTDSENHFLTGSLYFNAKPNYDSILPAINYMQKDIGHIMETLKWKN, encoded by the coding sequence ATGAAGCCTAATTTTTATTTATTAATACTTGTTTTAATAAGTGCATTTTCATGCTCTGAAGATTATGTGCCTAAACCTAAAGCCTATTTAAGGTTAGATTATCCTAGAGCCCAATACACCAATTTAAATACCGATTTGCCATTTACTTTTGAAAAAAACCTGCAAGCGACAAAAATTAATATCAGACAATTAAAGGCGCCAACCGAGAGCTATGGTATTAATCTGGAATATCCAACCTTAAAAGGGGTTGTTTTTATAACATACAAAGCAATAGAAGGTCGTGAAGAAAACTTAACCGATTATCTGCGCGATGCACAAAAATTTACTTTAGAGCACGCTGTTAAAGCCGATGAGATACCAGTATATCCTTTTGAAGATAGTAAGCGTAAAGTTTATGGAGTATTATCGGAAGTAAAAGGCAACGTCGCCTCACCAGTGCAATTTTATGTTACAGACAGTGAGAATCATTTTTTAACGGGCTCTCTTTATTTTAATGCAAAACCCAATTACGATTCTATTTTACCGGCCATTAATTATATGCAGAAAGATATTGGCCATATTATGGAAACGTTAAAGTGGAAAAATTAA